Proteins co-encoded in one Hymenobacter swuensis DY53 genomic window:
- a CDS encoding lamin tail domain-containing protein gives MKKLLLLLLLLGTLSATAQLNDTFADGNFTQNPAWTGDAAAFQVNAALQLQTNGAATTGTELQLITPCAAATGTTWEFWANLKLATSSGNYADVWLMADQPDLKASGTKGYFVRLGGTPDEVALFRKDATGSPVYVVNGQDATLSSTNNNLVRVRVTRSVQNVWTLERDLTGNATYVSEGSATDATHQRSGYVGVYATYSAANNRAFYFDDFRVTDATAPLLMQAVATAPRQLTLTFNEAVAATQSAASYRLSTGNPAVTAAARDAADFTLVHLTLAADLPLGSLTVEVRNVTDAFGNVAAGTLTATLQNNGFAVPPGLNQLLITEIMADETPVMGLPTSEFVEIHNPSATAVIDLGGVRLLKPGNTGNPAVFPSGAVLLPGEYAVVCGSTRTAQFAAFGKVFGLTNFPSLSNAADQLVLRGKDGRVLFEVSYADTWYKDNRKKEGGWTLEMLDTANPCAGIENWTASTDASGGTPDRSNSVRATNPDRTAPALLRALALNATTVRLYFGEKLDSVAVANAALYTLAPAATILRAVPVGPDFRLVDLTLAAPLVQNQPFTLTAQRALDCVGNASGPATSATFALPAPVAVGDVVINEILFNPRMGGVDFVEILNRSGKFLDVQGWQLGNEKPDSSVDTEPVSSGPVLLPPGGLLALTTRPDIVQQQYPTSTESAHLLQLPALPTFPDDAGSVVLFDAQGRRLDRFVYSDKQHLKLLDNVEGVSLERIRATGPSEAGNFHSAASSVGYATPGRPNSQQQPDVTGTGVLMLEPEIFTPDDDGQQDFTTLDYQLDGPGYAGSVTIYDAQGRLARRLVRNETLAAKGFWQWDGLTDRGQKASVGYYVLHIELFRPSSGQKREYRKTVVVGARQ, from the coding sequence GTGAAAAAACTACTGCTGCTTCTGTTGCTGCTGGGTACTTTATCCGCCACAGCCCAGCTCAACGATACCTTCGCCGATGGTAACTTCACCCAGAACCCCGCCTGGACTGGCGACGCGGCCGCGTTTCAGGTAAACGCAGCCCTGCAGCTGCAAACCAACGGCGCGGCCACCACCGGCACCGAGCTGCAGCTGATCACGCCCTGTGCCGCCGCCACGGGCACTACTTGGGAGTTCTGGGCCAACCTGAAACTGGCTACCAGCAGCGGCAACTACGCCGACGTATGGCTGATGGCCGACCAGCCCGACTTGAAAGCCAGCGGTACAAAAGGTTACTTCGTGCGCCTCGGCGGTACCCCCGACGAGGTGGCCCTGTTCCGCAAGGATGCCACCGGCAGCCCGGTGTACGTGGTGAACGGGCAGGATGCTACGCTCAGCTCCACGAACAACAACCTGGTACGGGTGCGCGTGACGCGCTCCGTACAGAACGTGTGGACGCTGGAGCGGGATTTGACCGGCAACGCTACCTACGTGAGCGAAGGCAGTGCAACGGATGCCACGCACCAGCGCAGCGGGTATGTTGGGGTGTATGCTACATACTCGGCGGCTAATAATAGGGCCTTCTACTTCGATGATTTCAGGGTGACGGACGCCACCGCGCCGCTGCTGATGCAGGCCGTGGCAACGGCTCCGCGTCAGCTCACCCTCACGTTCAACGAAGCCGTAGCCGCCACGCAGTCGGCCGCCAGTTACCGGCTGAGTACCGGCAACCCCGCCGTAACTGCTGCCGCACGAGACGCGGCCGATTTTACGCTGGTGCACCTGACGCTGGCTGCCGATTTGCCGTTGGGCAGCCTGACGGTGGAGGTTCGTAACGTAACCGATGCATTTGGTAATGTAGCAGCCGGGACGCTCACGGCTACGCTGCAGAACAACGGGTTTGCGGTGCCGCCGGGACTGAACCAACTGCTCATCACCGAAATCATGGCTGATGAGACGCCGGTAATGGGGCTGCCGACCTCGGAGTTCGTAGAGATTCATAATCCCTCTGCTACGGCGGTAATAGATTTGGGTGGGGTACGGCTGCTGAAACCAGGCAATACTGGCAATCCGGCTGTGTTTCCGAGCGGAGCGGTGCTGCTGCCGGGCGAGTATGCGGTAGTGTGTGGCAGCACGCGCACGGCACAATTTGCGGCTTTCGGAAAGGTGTTTGGGTTGACCAACTTCCCCAGCCTCAGCAATGCCGCCGACCAACTGGTGCTGCGTGGCAAAGATGGTCGGGTGCTGTTCGAAGTGAGCTACGCCGATACCTGGTACAAGGATAACCGCAAAAAGGAAGGTGGCTGGACGCTGGAAATGCTGGACACCGCCAACCCCTGCGCCGGTATTGAAAACTGGACGGCCAGCACGGATGCCAGCGGCGGGACTCCCGACCGCAGCAACTCGGTGCGCGCCACTAACCCCGACCGCACGGCTCCGGCGCTGCTCCGGGCGCTAGCGCTGAATGCTACTACCGTGCGGTTGTATTTTGGCGAAAAGCTGGATAGTGTGGCCGTCGCCAACGCGGCCCTATATACCCTGGCGCCGGCCGCTACTATCCTGCGGGCCGTGCCCGTTGGACCCGATTTTCGGTTGGTTGACCTGACGCTGGCCGCGCCGTTAGTGCAGAACCAGCCGTTTACCCTCACAGCCCAGCGCGCCCTCGACTGTGTGGGCAACGCCAGTGGCCCGGCCACCTCGGCTACTTTCGCGCTGCCCGCCCCTGTTGCCGTCGGCGACGTGGTTATCAACGAAATCCTGTTCAATCCCCGGATGGGTGGCGTGGATTTCGTGGAAATACTAAACCGTTCGGGCAAGTTTTTGGATGTGCAGGGCTGGCAGCTGGGAAATGAGAAGCCGGACAGTAGCGTGGATACCGAGCCGGTAAGCAGCGGCCCGGTGCTGCTGCCACCCGGTGGCCTGCTGGCCCTCACCACTCGCCCCGATATTGTGCAGCAGCAGTACCCTACCAGCACTGAGTCCGCCCACCTACTGCAACTGCCGGCCCTGCCTACTTTCCCCGATGATGCCGGAAGCGTGGTGCTGTTTGATGCCCAGGGCCGCCGACTGGACCGCTTCGTCTACTCTGATAAGCAGCACCTGAAACTGCTAGATAACGTGGAGGGTGTGTCGTTGGAGCGGATTCGGGCCACCGGGCCGAGTGAGGCCGGCAACTTCCACTCGGCGGCGAGCAGTGTGGGGTACGCCACGCCCGGCCGCCCTAACTCCCAGCAGCAACCCGATGTGACGGGCACCGGCGTACTCATGCTGGAACCGGAAATCTTCACCCCCGACGACGACGGCCAGCAGGACTTCACGACGCTTGATTACCAGCTCGACGGTCCCGGCTACGCCGGTTCCGTGACGATCTATGACGCCCAGGGCCGCCTCGCCCGGCGGCTGGTACGCAACGAAACGTTGGCTGCCAAAGGCTTCTGGCAATGGGACGGACTCACTGACCGAGGCCAGAAAGCCAGTGTGGGCTACTACGTGCTGCACATCGAACTGTTCCGGCCCAGCAGCGGCCAAAAGCGGGAGTACCGCAAAACAGTGGTAGTAGGAGCGCGGCAATAA
- a CDS encoding DUF1501 domain-containing protein, which translates to MTSRRDFLKSSVLASSLLFVPSFLHALDRQGLRDLRDARGRRLVVVQLGGGNDGLNTVIPYENDLYYKARPTLGIRPQSGILTLDQGLGFNPAMTRLKGLYDQGQVAVLNSVGYPNPDRSHFRSMDIWQSGSASDQYLSTGWLGRYLDSDCPSCQVPYNGLEVDDTLSLAMKGDLRKGLALKNPEKFHQITQNRFIAQVSSEKPLGALSELDYLYKTLAETASSSDYLYQTSKVYKSAVAYPTTEFGRNLKTTAELINSGVGSRVFYVSLTGFDTHVRQQEQQGKLLGDLSEGLGSFAEDLQKAGNFDDTLVLVFSEFGRRVTQNASNGTDHGTANNVLLLGGGLKQKGILNAAPDLQNLLDGDLCHQLDFRSLYATILHDWLEADDSAILGSQFERLKGLV; encoded by the coding sequence ATGACCTCCCGCCGCGACTTTCTGAAATCTTCCGTTCTGGCCAGCAGCCTGCTGTTTGTGCCCTCGTTTCTGCACGCGCTGGACCGGCAGGGCCTGCGCGACCTGCGTGATGCGCGGGGCCGCCGGCTGGTGGTGGTGCAGCTGGGCGGCGGCAACGACGGCCTCAATACCGTCATTCCCTACGAAAACGACCTGTACTATAAGGCCCGCCCCACGCTCGGTATCCGGCCCCAGAGCGGGATTCTGACCCTTGATCAGGGCCTCGGCTTCAACCCGGCCATGACGCGCCTCAAGGGCCTCTACGACCAGGGACAGGTGGCCGTGCTCAACTCCGTGGGCTACCCGAACCCCGACCGCTCGCACTTCCGCTCGATGGATATCTGGCAGAGCGGCTCGGCTTCGGATCAGTACCTGAGTACCGGCTGGCTTGGCCGCTACCTCGACTCCGACTGCCCCAGCTGCCAGGTGCCCTACAACGGGCTGGAGGTAGACGACACGCTGAGCCTGGCCATGAAGGGCGACCTGCGCAAAGGCCTGGCCCTGAAGAATCCCGAGAAGTTTCACCAGATAACCCAGAACCGTTTTATTGCCCAGGTAAGCAGCGAAAAGCCTTTGGGCGCGCTGTCGGAGCTGGATTACCTGTACAAGACGCTGGCCGAAACTGCCTCGTCTTCGGATTACCTGTACCAGACCAGCAAGGTGTATAAGTCGGCGGTGGCGTATCCGACTACCGAGTTCGGCCGCAACCTCAAAACCACCGCCGAGCTGATCAATTCCGGCGTGGGCTCCCGGGTGTTTTACGTTTCGCTCACTGGCTTCGACACCCACGTGCGCCAGCAGGAACAGCAAGGCAAGCTCCTCGGCGACTTGTCGGAGGGCCTGGGCTCGTTTGCCGAAGACCTGCAGAAAGCCGGTAATTTTGATGATACGCTGGTGCTGGTGTTTTCCGAGTTCGGCCGCCGCGTAACCCAGAACGCCAGCAACGGCACCGACCACGGCACGGCCAACAACGTGCTGCTGCTGGGCGGCGGCCTCAAACAAAAAGGCATTCTCAACGCCGCCCCCGACCTGCAAAACCTCCTCGACGGTGACCTGTGCCACCAGCTCGACTTCCGCAGCCTCTACGCCACCATCCTTCACGACTGGCTCGAAGCCGACGACTCGGCTATCCTGGGCAGTCAGTTCGAGCGGCTGAAAGGGTTGGTGTAG
- a CDS encoding DUF1800 domain-containing protein: protein MMTTQQQLQHLYWRAGFGPRPEDVAAGLPPRKALRQLLQASARVELLDSPQMRYTEPLAQFRPVTPGNGTPQNSMVTTPDQTMSAGGTPAPVAAVPARSALPNGRTQPPLLRRKEMTPQERKMQNQSIRDAFYAMNTGWLQRMATSPAQLREKLTLFWHGHFACRVRRPDAALHLNNTIRQLALGKFGDLLLAVSKEPAMLQFLNNQQNRKQRPNENFAREVMELFTLGRGHYSEADVKEAARAFTGWGYDNQGAFVFRANQHDDGPKTFLGRTGNFGGEDVLNVILEQPACAEFITTKLYRFFVNDVPNPAHIKPLAQSFFRSGYNISTLLEELFSAEWFYAPANVGTRIKSPVELLAGIKRTLGLQLVDDKPLIVFQKALGQTLFEPPNVAGWPGGRNWIDSSSLLYRLQLPSVLLRNAEFNVALKQDENDIAPNLSKADRTFQQQVKTTVRLAPVQALLAKTPPAQQAAQLGQFLLQAPLRPDNLALIQQAADKAPAEGRLRTMVTSLLSLPEYQLM, encoded by the coding sequence ATGATGACGACGCAACAGCAATTGCAGCACCTGTACTGGCGGGCGGGTTTCGGGCCGCGGCCCGAGGACGTGGCCGCCGGCCTTCCGCCCCGCAAGGCGTTGCGGCAGCTGCTCCAGGCTTCGGCCCGGGTGGAGCTGCTGGATAGCCCGCAGATGCGCTACACCGAGCCGCTGGCCCAGTTCCGGCCCGTAACGCCGGGCAATGGTACGCCCCAGAACAGCATGGTCACTACGCCCGACCAGACGATGAGCGCCGGCGGCACGCCCGCTCCGGTGGCCGCCGTGCCGGCGCGTTCCGCGCTGCCCAACGGCCGCACCCAGCCGCCTTTGCTGCGCCGCAAGGAAATGACGCCCCAAGAGCGCAAAATGCAGAATCAGAGTATCCGCGACGCGTTTTACGCCATGAACACCGGCTGGCTGCAGCGGATGGCTACCTCGCCGGCCCAGCTGCGCGAGAAGCTCACGCTGTTCTGGCACGGGCACTTTGCCTGCCGCGTGCGCCGCCCCGATGCGGCTTTGCACCTCAACAACACCATCCGGCAGCTGGCCCTGGGCAAGTTCGGAGATTTGCTGCTGGCCGTGAGCAAGGAGCCGGCCATGCTGCAGTTCCTCAACAACCAGCAAAACCGCAAACAGCGTCCCAACGAGAACTTCGCCCGGGAGGTGATGGAGCTGTTCACGCTGGGCCGCGGCCACTACTCGGAAGCCGACGTGAAAGAGGCTGCCCGCGCCTTCACCGGCTGGGGCTACGACAATCAGGGCGCGTTCGTGTTCCGGGCCAACCAGCACGACGACGGCCCCAAAACCTTCCTGGGCCGCACTGGCAACTTCGGGGGCGAGGACGTACTGAATGTCATTCTGGAGCAGCCCGCCTGCGCCGAGTTCATTACCACCAAGCTCTACCGCTTCTTCGTGAACGACGTGCCCAACCCGGCGCACATCAAGCCACTGGCGCAGTCGTTTTTTCGGAGCGGCTATAACATCAGCACGCTGCTGGAGGAGCTGTTTTCGGCCGAGTGGTTTTACGCGCCGGCTAACGTGGGCACCCGCATCAAGTCGCCGGTGGAGCTGCTGGCGGGCATCAAGCGCACGTTGGGGTTGCAGCTGGTGGATGACAAGCCGCTCATCGTGTTTCAGAAGGCTTTGGGCCAGACGCTGTTCGAGCCGCCAAACGTGGCCGGCTGGCCCGGCGGCCGCAACTGGATTGACTCTTCCAGTTTGCTCTACCGGTTGCAATTACCCTCGGTGCTGCTCAGAAACGCCGAGTTCAACGTGGCCCTCAAGCAGGACGAAAACGACATTGCTCCCAATCTCAGCAAGGCCGACCGCACCTTCCAGCAGCAGGTGAAAACCACCGTGCGCCTTGCCCCGGTGCAGGCCCTGCTGGCCAAAACGCCGCCCGCCCAGCAGGCCGCTCAACTCGGCCAGTTCCTGCTCCAGGCCCCGCTCCGCCCCGATAACCTAGCTCTCATCCAGCAAGCCGCCGACAAAGCCCCCGCCGAAGGCCGCCTCCGCACCATGGTGACGAGCCTGCTAAGCCTGCCGGAGTACCAGTTGATGTGA
- a CDS encoding Nramp family divalent metal transporter, protein MPATLPAQPVTPPPTAETGWRQARTAPSLQEVYASVRVPAHDASFWRKLLAFWGPGLMVAVGYMDPGNWATDLEGGSRFGYTLLSVILISNLFAMLLQHLAAKLGIVTGRDLAQACRDHYSKPVARVLWVLCEVAIAACDLAEVIGSAIALNLLFGLPLTWGVVLTILDVLVVLMFQNKGFRVLESIVAGLIVVIFGCFLYEIIVSQPDWFGILGGLVPQPEVVTTPRMLYIAIGILGATVMPHNLYLHSSIVQTRAFDQDEPGKRMAIKFATIDSTLALFLAFFVNAAILITAAAAFHKNGLQDVADIHDAHKLLAPVLGAGAASVVFAVALLASGQNSTLTGTLAGQIVMEGFLNLRLKPWLRRLITRGIAVVPAFIVALLYGEKGTGELLVFSQVVLSLQLSFAVVPLVVFTGSKAKMGVFVNKPWLQTVAWAVSGIIIILNLYLLYQTFFG, encoded by the coding sequence ATGCCTGCTACTTTACCCGCTCAACCTGTTACCCCGCCGCCTACTGCCGAAACCGGTTGGCGGCAGGCCCGCACGGCTCCTTCCCTGCAGGAAGTGTACGCCTCGGTGCGGGTACCGGCCCACGATGCCTCCTTCTGGCGCAAACTGCTGGCGTTCTGGGGGCCGGGCCTGATGGTGGCCGTGGGCTATATGGACCCCGGCAACTGGGCCACCGACCTGGAGGGCGGCTCTCGCTTCGGCTACACGCTGCTGTCGGTGATTCTTATTTCCAACCTGTTTGCCATGCTGCTGCAGCACCTGGCCGCCAAGCTGGGCATCGTGACGGGCCGCGACTTGGCCCAGGCCTGCCGCGACCATTACAGCAAGCCTGTGGCGCGGGTGCTGTGGGTGCTCTGTGAAGTAGCCATTGCCGCCTGCGACCTAGCCGAAGTTATCGGCTCGGCTATTGCGCTCAACCTGCTGTTCGGGCTGCCGCTGACCTGGGGCGTGGTGCTCACCATTCTCGATGTGCTGGTGGTGCTCATGTTCCAGAACAAGGGCTTCCGGGTGCTGGAAAGTATTGTGGCGGGCCTGATTGTGGTGATTTTCGGCTGCTTCCTGTACGAAATCATCGTGTCGCAGCCCGATTGGTTCGGGATTCTGGGCGGGCTGGTGCCGCAGCCGGAAGTCGTGACCACGCCGCGCATGCTCTACATTGCCATCGGGATTCTGGGCGCTACCGTCATGCCCCACAACTTGTACCTGCACTCCAGCATCGTGCAAACCCGCGCATTCGACCAAGATGAGCCCGGCAAGCGCATGGCCATCAAGTTTGCCACCATCGACAGCACGCTGGCGTTGTTCCTGGCCTTCTTCGTGAATGCGGCCATCCTGATTACCGCCGCCGCCGCCTTCCACAAAAACGGCCTCCAGGACGTGGCCGACATCCACGACGCGCACAAGCTGCTCGCTCCGGTGCTGGGCGCGGGCGCGGCCTCGGTGGTGTTTGCTGTGGCCCTGCTGGCTTCGGGCCAGAACTCCACCCTCACCGGCACCCTGGCCGGCCAGATTGTGATGGAAGGCTTCCTGAACCTGCGGCTGAAACCCTGGCTGCGCCGCCTCATCACGCGCGGCATTGCGGTGGTACCGGCCTTCATCGTGGCGCTGCTGTACGGCGAGAAAGGCACCGGCGAACTGCTGGTATTTAGTCAGGTGGTGCTGTCGTTACAGCTCAGCTTTGCGGTGGTGCCGTTGGTGGTATTCACGGGCAGCAAGGCCAAAATGGGCGTTTTCGTAAACAAGCCTTGGCTGCAGACGGTGGCCTGGGCGGTGTCCGGCATCATCATCATCCTGAACCTATACCTGCTTTATCAGACGTTTTTCGGGTAG
- a CDS encoding transporter, whose amino-acid sequence MMLPFLLAAATLTTSPDTLKRPEQPYSLLKRSPNRLLRPLSADRPGVTESPITIDPGHWQLETDLARLINSKSGSLPRTRALRLNAFALKTGITDRTDVQVFVDPFVVEKQWATQDEPAARSRGFGDITLRVKHNFLGNDSCSAGRWAAGVIGYTRLPVGGQQGAGGFEYGVLLPVTYSFSPDAHLSAQWETSLSYDRDAEQHFLDLAPSLTFDYGFTPWLAAFIEGTSRHDVRTSRWESALNLGPVFHVSRNVQLDFGRHLALSRNADREYFAGLVLRR is encoded by the coding sequence ATGATGCTACCTTTCCTCCTCGCGGCGGCCACGCTGACTACCTCACCCGACACGCTAAAGCGGCCGGAGCAGCCCTACTCGCTGCTGAAACGTTCGCCCAACCGCCTGCTGCGTCCCCTCAGCGCCGACCGGCCTGGCGTAACGGAAAGTCCCATCACCATCGACCCCGGCCACTGGCAGCTGGAAACCGACCTGGCCCGGCTCATCAATAGCAAAAGCGGCTCCCTGCCGCGCACCCGGGCGTTGCGCCTGAACGCCTTCGCCCTCAAAACCGGCATCACCGACCGCACCGACGTGCAGGTGTTCGTGGACCCGTTTGTGGTGGAAAAGCAGTGGGCTACCCAGGATGAGCCGGCTGCCCGCAGCCGGGGGTTCGGGGATATTACGTTGCGGGTGAAGCACAATTTTCTCGGCAACGACTCGTGCAGCGCAGGGCGGTGGGCGGCGGGCGTTATCGGGTACACGCGCCTGCCAGTGGGCGGGCAGCAGGGCGCGGGCGGGTTTGAATACGGCGTGCTGCTGCCCGTTACGTACAGCTTCAGCCCGGATGCGCACCTGAGCGCCCAGTGGGAAACCTCCCTGAGCTACGACCGGGACGCCGAGCAGCACTTCCTCGATCTGGCTCCGTCCCTCACCTTCGATTACGGCTTCACGCCCTGGCTGGCCGCCTTCATTGAGGGCACCAGTCGCCACGACGTGCGCACCAGCCGCTGGGAGTCAGCCCTGAACCTAGGGCCGGTGTTCCATGTGAGCCGTAACGTGCAGCTCGATTTCGGCCGCCACCTAGCCCTGAGCCGCAATGCCGACCGGGAGTATTTTGCCGGGCTGGTGCTGCGGCGGTAG
- a CDS encoding TonB-dependent receptor, producing the protein MKPLLLFFFSLLTLSGRAQTTGAVQGTVQAGSQPVPFASVGLKGSGQGVTVDEAGRFTLPNLPTGPYRLVVSAVGFQPLERPLTIMAGQTTTINLRLSAVPAALAEVVVTGVSRATELRKSPVPVAVLSKREVNLNSNGNLIDAAVKGVPGLSAVTTGPNISKPFIRGLGYNRVLTLYNGLRQEGQQWGDEHGIEIDQYDIDRIEVVKGPASLIYGSDAVAGVINMLPKLPNGLAGRLHGEALSEYQTNNNLIGTSLGLNYNQRGWQYAARGSYRLAQAYRNALEGRVYGTAFRELNLTGLAGVEKTWGSTHLTATLYDNFQEIPDGSRDSLSRRFTRQIFEGEQDDIKNRPLVPAAELGTYRINPLHQRIQHYRLLSRTQLRLGTGELHALLGAQQNVRREYNHPTAPNQAGLAVALNTYNYDLRYAAPAWHGLEATVGLNGMHQRNHNQDATDFPIPDYQLTDVGGFGYLKKTFGPLDLSGGLRYDTRLLRWADFYVGPNPATGFDGQLTAAEAGGQAPQFAAFRTRYGGLSASLGATYSFSERLVLRANVARGYRAPNITEVGSNGLDPGAHIVYLGNRSFGPEFSLQQDIGLSAYLPDAELSASVFNNHINNYIYQARLTDAAGQPVVIVPGNATYQYQQGRAQLYGGELTVNLHPQAAPAWALSNSLAYVTGLNRAADQVETHGAAARYLPLIPPLRTRTELRLTQQRARGRFTNAYLRAVLDYNAPQNRFYALDDTETRTAGYALLGLGAGTGLLGGADKREVLQLFLQLDNAFNTVYQSHLNRLKYFEYYATTPNGRRGIYNQGRNFSLKVVVPF; encoded by the coding sequence ATGAAACCACTTCTTCTGTTCTTCTTTTCCCTGCTAACGCTGTCCGGCCGGGCGCAAACTACCGGAGCTGTTCAGGGCACAGTGCAGGCGGGCAGCCAGCCGGTGCCGTTTGCCAGCGTGGGGCTGAAAGGCAGCGGCCAGGGCGTAACGGTCGACGAAGCCGGCCGCTTTACGCTGCCAAACCTGCCGACCGGGCCGTACCGGCTGGTGGTGAGTGCCGTCGGGTTTCAGCCACTAGAACGCCCGCTCACCATCATGGCCGGCCAGACGACCACCATTAACCTGCGGCTGAGCGCGGTGCCGGCCGCTTTGGCTGAGGTGGTGGTAACGGGCGTGAGCCGGGCCACGGAGCTGCGTAAAAGTCCGGTGCCGGTGGCGGTGCTGAGCAAGCGGGAAGTGAACCTGAACAGCAACGGCAACCTCATTGACGCGGCCGTGAAGGGCGTGCCGGGCCTAAGTGCCGTGACCACCGGCCCTAACATCAGCAAACCGTTTATCCGGGGGCTGGGCTACAACCGCGTACTCACCCTCTATAACGGCCTGCGCCAGGAAGGCCAGCAGTGGGGCGACGAGCACGGCATCGAAATCGACCAGTACGACATCGACCGGATTGAGGTGGTGAAGGGGCCGGCCAGTCTGATTTACGGCTCCGATGCCGTGGCCGGTGTTATCAACATGCTGCCGAAACTGCCCAATGGGTTGGCCGGACGGCTGCACGGCGAGGCCCTTTCGGAGTACCAGACCAACAATAACCTCATCGGCACTTCCCTGGGGCTGAACTACAACCAGCGTGGCTGGCAGTACGCGGCGCGGGGCTCCTACCGGCTGGCCCAGGCCTACCGCAACGCTCTGGAAGGCCGCGTGTACGGCACCGCGTTCCGGGAGCTGAACCTGACCGGGCTGGCGGGCGTGGAGAAAACCTGGGGCAGCACCCACCTCACGGCCACACTCTACGACAACTTCCAGGAAATTCCGGACGGCAGCCGCGACTCCCTGAGCCGGCGCTTTACCCGGCAGATATTCGAGGGCGAGCAGGACGACATCAAAAACCGACCGCTGGTGCCGGCGGCCGAGCTGGGTACCTACCGTATCAACCCGCTTCACCAGCGCATTCAGCACTACCGCCTGCTGAGCCGCACCCAGCTGCGGCTTGGTACCGGGGAGCTGCACGCGCTGCTGGGAGCCCAGCAAAACGTGCGCCGCGAGTACAATCACCCCACCGCGCCCAACCAGGCCGGCCTGGCCGTGGCCCTGAACACCTACAACTACGACCTGCGCTACGCCGCCCCCGCCTGGCACGGCCTGGAGGCCACCGTGGGCCTGAACGGTATGCACCAGCGCAACCACAACCAGGACGCCACCGATTTTCCCATCCCGGATTATCAGCTGACCGACGTGGGCGGCTTCGGCTACCTGAAAAAAACCTTCGGCCCGCTCGACCTTTCCGGGGGGCTGCGCTACGATACCCGTTTGCTGCGCTGGGCCGATTTTTACGTGGGTCCCAACCCCGCCACCGGCTTCGATGGGCAGCTGACGGCCGCTGAGGCCGGCGGTCAGGCCCCGCAGTTTGCAGCGTTCCGCACGCGGTACGGGGGACTTTCGGCGAGTCTGGGGGCCACGTACAGCTTCTCCGAGCGGCTGGTGCTGCGGGCCAACGTGGCGCGGGGCTACCGGGCGCCCAACATCACGGAGGTCGGCTCCAACGGCCTCGACCCCGGCGCACACATCGTGTACCTGGGCAACCGCAGCTTCGGGCCGGAGTTCAGCCTGCAGCAGGATATCGGCCTGAGCGCCTACTTGCCCGATGCCGAGCTGAGCGCCAGCGTGTTCAACAACCACATCAACAACTACATCTACCAGGCCCGCCTCACCGATGCGGCCGGGCAGCCGGTGGTCATCGTGCCGGGCAACGCCACCTACCAGTACCAGCAGGGCCGGGCGCAGCTCTACGGGGGCGAGCTGACGGTAAACCTGCACCCGCAGGCCGCACCGGCCTGGGCGCTCAGCAACAGTCTGGCGTACGTGACGGGCCTAAACCGGGCCGCCGACCAGGTGGAAACCCACGGCGCGGCGGCCCGCTACTTGCCCCTGATTCCGCCGCTGCGCACCCGCACCGAGTTGCGCCTGACCCAGCAGCGGGCCCGGGGCCGGTTCACTAACGCCTACCTTCGGGCCGTGCTGGACTACAACGCGCCGCAAAACCGCTTCTACGCCCTCGACGACACCGAAACCCGCACGGCTGGCTACGCGCTGCTGGGCCTGGGGGCCGGTACGGGGTTGCTGGGCGGAGCTGATAAGCGCGAGGTGCTCCAGCTATTTTTGCAGCTGGATAACGCCTTCAACACGGTGTACCAGTCGCACCTCAACCGGCTGAAGTACTTCGAGTACTACGCCACCACGCCCAACGGCCGGCGGGGCATCTACAACCAGGGCCGCAACTTCAGCCTGAAAGTGGTAGTGCCGTTCTAG